In Horticoccus luteus, the following proteins share a genomic window:
- a CDS encoding secretin N-terminal domain-containing protein has product MSSRPLLTTLLALTALSLSAQPATPAATPVTPVVVTPAPAPVPVKVIPASAHPVETVTIKETAAATPAVKSRDAAGHDTLSVDFPDTEIRDILRNVADLFELNVVIPDTLQGKTSIKLRDVSWRQIFQVVLAPVNFTYVEDGNIIKIISLDSLQQEPVATEVFMLNYARASDLLASVSPLIDAAAGGRIVVDARSNSLVITERPSRMNRIRPILEQLDRATDQVMIESKFVEVTDRDIKNIGVNWASLAGYNITAGGAGENGAFGNVSRSRGQSTQNGNSGNTATTSGTNNSSSSTGTNGQSNGATTTNTVTSTGGIVTSTGTTSLNTGLTGSTTTTTTTGTTGAVNDTFNVLQSLTNTGATDRALSAVFSADQFKLVLSALQSLNTTKIVSNPTIVTLNNTEASINVGEERPIPNYSYSEQKGTFEVSGFTFKPIGVLLKVTPQVNGRGFIKLSLSPEVSQPNGSVVFGGASGTEIPIIATRRATTQVSLKDGYTMGIGGLLTQNANTGQTKVPVLGSIPLVGRLFRSDSKDVTTSNLIIFITAKTISADGAPVEEVFSSQQVRQLEMKREDLPGYRDGADPFVKTMTPAEAKAAKKAKQQQ; this is encoded by the coding sequence ATGAGCTCACGTCCGCTCCTTACGACTCTCCTTGCCCTGACTGCCTTGTCGCTCTCGGCGCAGCCGGCGACGCCTGCGGCCACCCCGGTGACCCCGGTGGTGGTGACGCCTGCGCCCGCGCCCGTGCCGGTCAAAGTCATCCCGGCGTCGGCGCACCCCGTCGAAACGGTCACGATCAAGGAAACCGCGGCGGCCACCCCCGCCGTGAAATCCCGCGACGCAGCCGGCCACGATACGCTGTCCGTCGATTTTCCCGATACCGAGATTCGTGACATCCTGCGCAACGTCGCCGATCTGTTCGAATTGAACGTCGTGATCCCCGATACGTTGCAGGGGAAGACTTCGATCAAGCTTCGCGACGTGTCGTGGCGCCAGATTTTCCAAGTTGTGCTCGCACCGGTGAATTTCACCTACGTGGAGGATGGCAACATCATCAAAATCATCTCGCTTGATTCCCTTCAGCAGGAGCCGGTCGCGACCGAGGTGTTCATGCTCAACTACGCCCGGGCGTCCGACCTGCTCGCGTCCGTGTCGCCGCTGATCGACGCCGCCGCCGGCGGCCGCATCGTGGTCGATGCCCGCAGCAACAGTCTCGTCATCACCGAGCGGCCGTCGCGCATGAATCGCATCCGGCCGATCTTGGAGCAACTCGATCGGGCGACTGATCAGGTGATGATCGAGTCGAAGTTCGTCGAGGTGACCGACCGCGACATCAAGAACATCGGCGTCAACTGGGCTTCGCTGGCCGGCTACAACATCACGGCGGGCGGCGCGGGGGAAAATGGCGCGTTTGGCAACGTCTCGCGCAGCCGCGGCCAGAGCACGCAAAATGGCAACTCGGGCAATACCGCGACGACCAGCGGCACCAATAACAGCAGCAGTTCCACCGGCACGAACGGCCAGTCCAACGGCGCCACGACCACGAACACCGTTACTTCAACGGGGGGCATCGTGACGTCCACCGGCACCACCAGCCTCAACACAGGCCTGACGGGCAGCACCACGACGACGACCACCACGGGCACCACCGGCGCGGTCAACGACACCTTCAATGTCCTCCAGTCGCTCACCAACACCGGCGCCACCGACCGCGCGCTGTCGGCGGTGTTTTCGGCCGACCAATTCAAACTCGTGCTGAGCGCGTTGCAGAGCTTGAACACCACGAAGATCGTTTCGAACCCCACGATCGTCACGCTCAATAACACCGAAGCGTCCATCAACGTCGGTGAGGAGCGGCCGATTCCGAATTATTCCTACAGCGAGCAGAAGGGCACCTTCGAAGTCAGCGGGTTTACCTTCAAACCGATCGGCGTGCTGCTCAAAGTCACCCCGCAGGTCAACGGACGCGGCTTCATCAAACTCAGTCTTTCCCCCGAAGTCAGTCAGCCCAACGGCAGCGTGGTCTTCGGTGGTGCGAGTGGCACGGAGATTCCGATCATCGCCACGCGCCGCGCGACCACGCAGGTCTCGCTGAAAGACGGTTACACGATGGGCATCGGCGGCCTGCTCACGCAGAACGCCAACACCGGCCAGACGAAAGTGCCCGTCCTCGGCTCGATCCCGCTCGTCGGGCGGCTTTTCCGCTCGGACAGCAAGGATGTGACGACGAGCAATCTCATCATCTTCATCACCGCGAAAACGATCAGTGCTGACGGTGCGCCCGTTGAAGAAGTGTTCAGCTCGCAGCAAGTGCGGCAGTTGGAAATGAAGCGGGAAGACCTGCCGGGCTATCGCGACGGCGCGGATCCATTCGTGAAAACGATGACACCAGCCGAGGCAAAGGCGGCGAAGAAAGCCAAGCAGCAGCAATGA
- a CDS encoding AURKAIP1/COX24 domain-containing protein yields the protein MGNLKKKRRLKMSKHKRRKRLKSNRHKKRTWQK from the coding sequence ATGGGCAATCTGAAAAAGAAGCGGCGTCTTAAGATGTCGAAACACAAGCGCCGGAAGCGGCTTAAGTCGAACCGCCACAAGAAGCGCACGTGGCAGAAGTGA
- a CDS encoding PD-(D/E)XK nuclease family protein, protein MPTSAHIRRHFLAWDRPLLAQAVDWLARDWAGAGPLDLSSTLVVVPTRQSGRRLREALAVHAAARGQAVFPPRVLPPDALIAFDLPADTATPLEGLLAWAHVLGEADLSALRAVFPIDPPAQTFSWALRLARNFVRLQSALTEGGLFMADVATRAGEGFSEGERWRQLARLERWQAERLAAAGLQDGHAARIRGAAAPHGLEGFERAVLLGAPDPLPLALAVLGTFAEARPVDVVVFAPEAEKEAFDDWGRPRPEAWAQRELPINDFESHVHLSADAAAQVNRMAELAGRYEAPDGALALGFAASELVPLAETALGSVGRTAFNPAGRERRQEGLFQLLAALADLAKEASFGAVEVLARCPDFGAGLQARFGAGFSLAHWLAQLDELRARHLPATLAAAVAHAERSKRYPEARRGLVVVTEIATALGGNDFSAGAVEAVAIIFAQRKLDLQREDDAALADSAAAWTDVVRQCGRAERALGALPVAAAWELALQRFGESTHAEEKPAGALELQGWLELLWEDAPHLAIAGFNDGSVPDAVAGDVFLPESLRRRLGLKTNEQRFARDAYLLHALIASRSQAGRVDLLYGKTSPAGDPLRPSRLLVRCAEAELPGRIRFLFRPLTAADAQPAWSRAWPLRPRRVEPPARIAVTALRAYLQCPFRFYLRHGLQMGAVDAGKCELDALDFGTLCHAALERLGDEAWRDCTDEAALRELLLQVFDEQVRTRYGEHVALPLVMQLEAARQRLRAVAAIQARERAAGWVIAHVERKFEVAFGHVTISGKIDRLDRHVETGAWRVLDYKTSDTAVSPETKHYGPVPGDRELPAWAMIDVGGKQRAWTDLQLPVYLHALPTLGLGISTGLNDVTCGYFNLPKAVSGTAIALWPDYTRELHDAAVACAQGVAGAVAAGVFWPPNEKVKEDYDDYAALFQRGAAASIAWEEPA, encoded by the coding sequence GTGCCCACATCCGCTCATATTCGCCGCCATTTTCTCGCGTGGGACCGACCGTTGTTGGCCCAAGCGGTGGATTGGCTCGCGCGCGATTGGGCGGGCGCGGGGCCGCTGGATCTTTCGAGCACGCTGGTCGTCGTGCCGACGCGGCAGTCGGGGCGGCGGCTCCGGGAAGCGCTGGCGGTGCATGCGGCGGCGCGGGGGCAGGCGGTATTTCCGCCGCGCGTGCTGCCGCCGGATGCGTTGATCGCCTTCGATTTGCCGGCCGACACGGCGACGCCGCTGGAAGGTCTGCTCGCTTGGGCGCATGTGCTGGGGGAAGCCGACCTCAGCGCGTTGCGCGCGGTGTTTCCGATCGATCCGCCGGCGCAGACTTTCTCGTGGGCGCTGCGGCTCGCGCGGAATTTTGTGCGCCTGCAGTCGGCCCTCACCGAAGGCGGGTTGTTCATGGCGGATGTGGCTACGCGCGCGGGGGAAGGTTTTTCCGAAGGCGAACGGTGGCGGCAACTCGCGCGGCTGGAGCGGTGGCAAGCGGAGCGACTCGCCGCCGCAGGGTTGCAGGATGGGCACGCCGCGCGCATCCGGGGCGCGGCGGCACCGCACGGCCTCGAGGGATTTGAACGCGCGGTCTTGCTCGGGGCGCCGGATCCTCTACCGCTGGCGCTCGCGGTGCTGGGGACGTTTGCCGAAGCCCGTCCGGTCGACGTCGTGGTATTTGCGCCCGAAGCGGAGAAGGAGGCGTTTGACGACTGGGGACGCCCGCGGCCGGAAGCATGGGCGCAACGTGAGCTGCCGATCAATGACTTCGAATCGCACGTGCATCTGAGCGCGGACGCGGCGGCGCAGGTGAACCGGATGGCGGAGCTGGCGGGGCGTTATGAAGCGCCGGACGGCGCGCTGGCGCTGGGCTTTGCGGCGAGCGAGCTCGTGCCCTTGGCGGAAACGGCGCTGGGAAGCGTGGGCCGCACGGCGTTCAATCCGGCGGGACGCGAGCGGCGCCAAGAAGGTTTGTTTCAATTGCTCGCGGCGCTGGCGGATCTGGCGAAGGAGGCGAGTTTCGGTGCGGTGGAGGTGCTCGCGCGTTGCCCGGATTTCGGGGCGGGGTTGCAGGCGCGGTTCGGGGCAGGATTTTCGCTGGCGCATTGGCTCGCGCAACTCGACGAGCTGCGGGCGCGGCATTTGCCGGCCACGCTGGCGGCGGCGGTGGCGCACGCCGAGCGTTCGAAGCGTTATCCGGAGGCGCGGCGCGGGCTGGTGGTGGTGACGGAGATCGCGACGGCGCTCGGCGGGAATGATTTCAGCGCGGGTGCGGTCGAGGCGGTGGCGATCATTTTCGCGCAGCGGAAGCTCGATTTGCAGCGGGAGGACGATGCGGCGCTGGCGGACAGTGCGGCGGCGTGGACGGATGTCGTGCGGCAGTGCGGGCGGGCGGAGCGCGCGTTGGGTGCGCTGCCGGTGGCGGCGGCGTGGGAGCTGGCGTTGCAACGTTTCGGTGAAAGCACGCACGCGGAGGAGAAGCCGGCGGGGGCGCTGGAATTGCAGGGCTGGCTCGAGTTGCTGTGGGAAGACGCACCGCACCTCGCGATCGCTGGGTTCAATGACGGCAGCGTGCCGGATGCGGTGGCAGGAGATGTGTTTCTGCCGGAGAGTTTGCGGAGGCGGCTGGGATTGAAGACCAATGAACAGCGTTTCGCGCGCGATGCCTATTTGCTGCATGCGTTGATCGCGTCGCGCTCGCAGGCGGGTCGGGTCGACCTGCTTTACGGGAAGACGTCGCCGGCGGGTGATCCGTTGCGGCCGTCGCGTTTGCTGGTGCGTTGTGCCGAGGCCGAGTTGCCGGGGCGGATCCGGTTTCTCTTTCGACCGCTGACGGCGGCGGACGCGCAGCCGGCGTGGTCGCGCGCGTGGCCGCTGCGGCCGCGGCGGGTGGAACCGCCGGCGCGCATTGCGGTGACGGCGCTGCGGGCGTATTTGCAGTGTCCGTTCCGGTTCTACCTGCGGCACGGTCTGCAGATGGGCGCGGTGGACGCGGGCAAGTGCGAGCTGGATGCACTGGATTTCGGCACGCTGTGTCACGCGGCGTTGGAGCGGCTCGGTGATGAAGCGTGGCGCGATTGCACCGACGAAGCGGCGCTGCGAGAACTCCTGCTGCAGGTTTTCGATGAGCAGGTGCGCACGCGCTACGGTGAACACGTGGCGCTCCCGCTCGTGATGCAGCTCGAGGCGGCGCGCCAGCGGTTGCGCGCGGTCGCGGCGATCCAGGCGCGGGAGCGCGCGGCGGGATGGGTGATCGCCCACGTGGAGCGGAAATTTGAAGTGGCGTTTGGCCATGTGACGATCAGCGGCAAAATCGATCGCCTCGACCGGCACGTGGAGACGGGGGCGTGGCGCGTGCTCGATTACAAAACTTCGGATACGGCGGTTTCGCCCGAGACCAAGCACTACGGCCCGGTGCCCGGAGATCGCGAACTACCGGCGTGGGCGATGATCGACGTGGGGGGGAAACAGCGCGCGTGGACGGATTTGCAGTTGCCCGTGTATTTGCATGCGTTGCCGACCCTCGGGCTGGGGATCAGCACCGGACTGAACGACGTGACGTGCGGCTACTTCAATCTGCCGAAGGCGGTGAGCGGCACGGCGATTGCGCTGTGGCCGGATTACACGCGCGAGTTGCACGACGCCGCGGTGGCGTGTGCGCAGGGCGTGGCGGGGGCGGTCGCGGCGGGCGTGTTTTGGCCGCCGAATGAAAAGGTGAAAGAGGATTACGATGATTACGCGGCGCTCTTTCAGCGCGGAGCCGCGGCGAGCATCGCGTGGGAGGAGCCCGCATGA
- a CDS encoding DUF1727 domain-containing protein has translation MLFATKPKGYFVARNADQVLLARTSNPTESPVTIEALRSCAADDAAAMAAALGELQPKKAPSGYLHAVCGVHPERQVIRRATLELKRVKEPGYLEEACATQLRIEPKDYVLAVLNANDGSDYDVAKATGKEVTVCGLRHDDIATTQEALLAAGIYPERLELGAVAAIGALTDVLTFAHSKSPTLLLEFGAEMTNSFIVSANGLEAARPIGSGLQSMVPIVQKELGLKDEEAAAKLFYSGAFDFSGLGPALIKKLLKELQASIGFYEVQTGQSVGQLVCTQLPPVLAWLQDAVANALGVTVLTVEFEPWLQSRRIVLPETLRATVTDTRWLGLFGLMARFEGAHAENSPAKA, from the coding sequence ATGCTCTTCGCCACCAAGCCCAAAGGCTATTTTGTCGCGCGGAACGCCGATCAGGTGTTGCTCGCCCGGACGTCGAATCCGACTGAATCGCCTGTGACGATCGAGGCGTTGCGGAGCTGTGCGGCGGACGATGCCGCAGCGATGGCGGCGGCGCTGGGGGAATTGCAACCGAAGAAGGCGCCCAGCGGCTACTTGCACGCGGTCTGCGGCGTGCACCCGGAACGGCAGGTGATCCGACGGGCGACCTTGGAGTTAAAGCGTGTGAAGGAGCCTGGCTATCTGGAAGAGGCATGCGCGACGCAGTTGCGCATCGAACCGAAGGATTACGTGCTGGCGGTGCTTAACGCCAACGACGGCAGCGACTATGATGTCGCGAAAGCCACCGGCAAAGAGGTGACGGTGTGCGGATTGCGGCACGATGACATCGCCACCACGCAGGAAGCGCTGCTGGCGGCGGGCATTTATCCGGAGCGGCTGGAGCTGGGGGCGGTGGCCGCGATCGGCGCATTGACGGACGTGTTGACGTTTGCCCATTCGAAGTCGCCCACGCTCTTGCTGGAATTTGGCGCGGAGATGACGAACTCGTTTATCGTGAGCGCGAACGGCCTCGAGGCGGCGCGGCCGATCGGGAGCGGACTGCAGTCGATGGTCCCGATCGTGCAAAAGGAATTGGGTCTGAAGGACGAGGAGGCCGCGGCGAAGCTGTTTTACTCGGGCGCATTTGATTTCAGCGGCCTCGGACCGGCGTTGATTAAGAAGCTGCTGAAGGAATTACAGGCTTCGATCGGGTTTTACGAAGTGCAGACCGGCCAGTCCGTCGGGCAGTTGGTCTGCACACAGCTGCCGCCGGTGCTGGCGTGGTTGCAGGACGCCGTGGCCAACGCGCTGGGCGTGACGGTGCTGACGGTTGAGTTTGAGCCGTGGCTGCAGTCGCGGCGGATCGTGTTGCCGGAGACGTTGCGCGCGACGGTCACGGATACGCGTTGGTTGGGGTTGTTCGGATTAATGGCACGATTTGAAGGCGCCCATGCGGAAAATTCTCCAGCGAAAGCCTAA
- a CDS encoding UvrD-helicase domain-containing protein translates to MSATRHVMILASAGSGKTYALTNRFVSLLAQGAAPERIVALTFTRKAAGEFFDEILNKLADAAADEVKAGRLAADIGRPDLGAADFGRLLRGVVDAMHRLRLGTLDSFFARVARAFPFELGLAGEFEILQEHAARTERQRVLQRLFTHTGELQPEQREFIEAFKRATMGMEEKQLGARLDKFIDEHHEKYLGAPAAEVWGNAATIWPEGQPWLRTVELAPALAALRTWLATAEIAPKQRQRWENFLQAAEMWAPGVDIKGPLAYVLEKALEAWAELGRGDVELAFDHKKQCLTSAAGAALADVVCHVAGGELTRKLATTRGIHAVVRGYDQAYHAAVRRAGKLTFADVQRLLMPGGGERPRLTRVAEEEEGNRLFIDYRLDAEIDHWLLDEFQDTSYGQWSILRNLIDEAVQDAEGRRSFFCVGDVKQAIFTWREGDPRLFGEIFRYYNDAAPGSIEQEYLVRSWRSGPALIEMVNAVFGAGEVIAEFFPGRPSELWNEAWRDHESAVPDRVGQAALLHADDGVDRFATTLRLVQELDPLAAGLTCAVLVRKNDEAAAIADYLRREGGVPAVAESDLHVATDNPMGAAMLALFQAAAHPGDTLAGEHLRMSPLGEITEARELGTPEALSRRVLSQVHAEGFERTAAYWLRADGNRMQGSDVFGAQRARQFIAAAALFDATGSRDVTEFVAFMQVYKEREPESAAMVRVLTIHKSKGLGFDVVIVPALEGTRVDQAREGLAMKKAADRSVEWVLDLPTKALATADAVLTDYVREAEAVAGYEALSLLYVAMTRAKRAMYVITERVGKSSSRNFPQLLARTLGEADTMIKVGGLTLPGAWAFGDPDWRQQVSTLGPPAAPDETLPLLPEADRTVGVRAVALRPSSERTGVVPAPQVFALNGSAASEFGTSVHGLLADIEWWPHASGEAWKRGWEARGVEHAAIAEAWRCVTAAALGEVWRRPAGKAEVWREKAFEILLDGAWITGVFDRVVVARDDAGRATAAVVYDFKTDRVGNEGEIARAVERHAGQLDIYRRAAAVLTGLPVAAVVTELVFTAAARRVVVPGAAR, encoded by the coding sequence ATGAGCGCGACGCGACACGTGATGATTCTGGCTTCGGCCGGCTCGGGGAAAACCTACGCGTTGACGAACCGGTTTGTGAGCCTGCTGGCGCAGGGCGCGGCACCGGAGCGGATCGTCGCGCTGACGTTTACGCGGAAGGCGGCGGGAGAGTTTTTCGACGAGATCCTCAACAAGCTGGCCGATGCGGCGGCGGACGAGGTCAAAGCGGGCCGGCTCGCGGCGGACATCGGGCGGCCGGACTTGGGGGCGGCGGATTTCGGGCGCTTGTTGCGCGGCGTGGTCGACGCCATGCACCGGCTGCGGCTGGGGACGCTGGATAGTTTTTTCGCGCGGGTGGCGCGGGCGTTTCCGTTTGAGCTGGGGCTCGCGGGCGAGTTCGAGATTTTGCAGGAGCATGCGGCGCGAACCGAGCGGCAGCGTGTGCTGCAGCGGCTCTTTACGCACACCGGGGAACTGCAGCCGGAACAGCGGGAGTTCATCGAGGCATTCAAGCGTGCGACGATGGGCATGGAGGAGAAGCAACTGGGCGCGCGGCTCGACAAGTTCATCGACGAGCATCACGAGAAATATCTGGGCGCGCCGGCGGCGGAGGTGTGGGGCAATGCCGCGACGATCTGGCCGGAAGGGCAACCGTGGTTGCGAACCGTGGAGCTGGCGCCGGCGCTCGCGGCGTTGCGGACGTGGCTGGCGACGGCGGAGATCGCACCCAAACAACGGCAGCGGTGGGAAAACTTTTTGCAGGCGGCGGAAATGTGGGCGCCGGGAGTGGATATCAAAGGGCCGCTCGCGTATGTGCTCGAGAAGGCGTTGGAGGCGTGGGCGGAATTGGGGCGGGGCGACGTGGAGCTGGCATTCGATCACAAGAAACAGTGCCTCACTTCGGCGGCCGGCGCGGCGCTGGCGGATGTGGTGTGCCATGTGGCGGGCGGCGAGCTGACGCGGAAACTGGCGACGACGCGCGGGATTCACGCGGTCGTGCGCGGCTACGATCAGGCTTACCACGCGGCGGTGCGGCGGGCGGGCAAACTGACGTTTGCCGATGTGCAACGCCTGTTGATGCCGGGGGGCGGGGAGCGTCCGAGACTGACGCGCGTGGCGGAGGAGGAAGAAGGCAACCGGTTGTTCATCGATTACCGGCTGGACGCGGAGATCGACCACTGGCTGCTCGATGAATTCCAGGACACGAGCTACGGGCAGTGGAGCATCCTGCGCAACTTGATCGACGAGGCGGTGCAGGATGCGGAAGGGCGGCGGAGCTTTTTCTGCGTGGGGGATGTGAAGCAGGCAATTTTCACGTGGCGGGAGGGCGACCCGCGGTTGTTCGGGGAGATTTTTCGCTATTACAATGACGCGGCGCCGGGCTCGATTGAGCAGGAGTATCTGGTGCGTTCGTGGCGTTCGGGACCGGCGCTGATCGAAATGGTGAACGCGGTTTTTGGGGCGGGGGAGGTGATCGCGGAATTTTTCCCCGGGCGGCCGAGCGAGTTGTGGAATGAAGCGTGGCGCGACCACGAGTCGGCGGTGCCGGACCGGGTGGGGCAGGCGGCGTTGCTGCATGCGGACGATGGCGTGGACCGGTTTGCGACGACGTTGCGCCTCGTGCAGGAGCTCGATCCGCTGGCGGCAGGACTGACGTGCGCGGTGCTCGTGCGGAAGAACGACGAGGCGGCGGCGATCGCGGACTACCTGCGGCGCGAAGGCGGCGTGCCTGCCGTGGCGGAGTCGGATCTGCACGTGGCCACGGATAATCCGATGGGTGCGGCGATGCTGGCGTTGTTTCAGGCGGCGGCGCATCCGGGCGACACCCTCGCGGGGGAGCATTTGCGCATGTCGCCTCTCGGCGAAATCACGGAGGCACGGGAGCTCGGCACGCCGGAAGCGTTGAGCCGGCGCGTGCTGAGCCAGGTGCATGCGGAGGGTTTCGAGCGCACGGCGGCTTACTGGCTGCGGGCGGACGGAAATCGGATGCAGGGGAGCGATGTGTTTGGGGCGCAGCGGGCGCGGCAGTTCATCGCGGCGGCGGCGCTTTTCGATGCGACCGGCAGCCGCGACGTGACGGAGTTCGTGGCGTTCATGCAGGTTTACAAGGAGCGCGAACCAGAGAGCGCGGCGATGGTGCGCGTGCTGACCATTCACAAATCCAAAGGCCTCGGCTTTGATGTGGTGATTGTGCCGGCGTTGGAGGGCACGCGGGTGGACCAGGCGCGCGAGGGGCTCGCGATGAAGAAGGCGGCTGATCGTTCGGTCGAATGGGTGTTGGACCTGCCGACCAAAGCGTTGGCGACGGCGGATGCCGTGTTGACGGACTATGTGCGGGAGGCGGAGGCGGTGGCGGGCTACGAGGCGTTGTCGCTTCTCTACGTGGCGATGACGCGCGCCAAGCGGGCGATGTATGTGATCACTGAGCGCGTGGGAAAATCGAGTTCGCGCAACTTTCCGCAATTGCTGGCCCGGACGCTGGGGGAGGCGGACACGATGATAAAAGTCGGCGGCCTCACCCTTCCCGGAGCATGGGCCTTCGGTGATCCGGATTGGCGGCAGCAGGTGTCGACGCTGGGGCCACCGGCGGCGCCGGACGAAACTTTGCCGCTGCTGCCTGAAGCGGATCGCACGGTCGGTGTGCGCGCGGTCGCGCTGCGTCCTTCGAGCGAGCGCACCGGAGTCGTGCCGGCGCCGCAGGTGTTTGCATTAAACGGATCGGCGGCGAGTGAGTTTGGCACGTCGGTGCACGGGCTGTTGGCGGATATCGAATGGTGGCCGCACGCGAGCGGCGAAGCGTGGAAGCGTGGCTGGGAGGCTCGCGGGGTGGAGCATGCCGCGATCGCGGAGGCGTGGCGTTGCGTGACGGCCGCGGCGCTCGGAGAAGTGTGGCGGCGGCCGGCGGGCAAAGCAGAAGTCTGGCGGGAGAAGGCGTTCGAGATTCTGCTCGATGGCGCGTGGATCACGGGCGTGTTCGATCGGGTGGTGGTGGCGCGCGACGACGCCGGCCGGGCGACGGCGGCGGTGGTTTATGATTTCAAAACGGACCGGGTCGGGAACGAGGGGGAGATTGCCCGCGCCGTCGAGCGTCACGCCGGGCAACTGGACATCTATCGGCGCGCGGCAGCGGTGCTTACCGGTTTGCCGGTCGCGGCGGTTGTGACGGAGCTGGTGTTCACGGCAGCCGCGCGAAGAGTGGTGGTGCCGGGAGCTGCCCGCTAA